In Ancylothrix sp. D3o, the following are encoded in one genomic region:
- a CDS encoding AAA family ATPase: MSAYSISELLHETAKTLVYRGYKQPNRQPVICKIINSEFPTLEETSRLKQEYQILSQLNLAGVIKAYALETFDSRLGLVLEDIGGSSLKSYLKHQKITLQDFLKISIQITEALSGLHLNHIIHKDISPKNIILNPDTFLLKITDLGIACRLSKENPLLSNTNFLEGTIGYISPEQTGRMNRPIDYRTDLYSLGVTFYEMLTGQLPFHGNDPLELIHCHIAITPKPPHLLNPEIPDVISEIIMKLLEKNPEDRYQTASGIKADLEKCLAQLQLAKKIENFPLGREDASGQLLIPQKLYGREAEVAELIAAFQRVCQGAGETLLISGYSGIGKSALVNEIHKPIVGQRGYFIAGKFDQFKRDIPYDSLIQAFQNLMQQLLAESAEKLKIWKERILLALGNNGQVIIEVIPEVELIIGKQPEVPILGPAESQNRFHRVFQEFMRVFAREEHPLVLFLDDLQWADSASLKLIQTALAGAKNPYFLMLGAYRDNEVNSSHPLMQTLEAIKQTGTPVKNITLTPLKPQNISQLIADTLNHPPQIQPLVDLIFNKTNGNPFFFTQLLHSLYQESLITFDYSQQTWQWDIQQIQAVGVTDNVVDLMIGKIQKLPQTTQKLLKLAACIGNKFDLQTLSVIYEKIFIETASDLWPALQEELILPLSKSYKIPLVVGEDTAAAFEFDTRVTYKFLHDRVQQAAYSLIPESEKQSTHLKIGRLLLQSLTNEEQKENIFELVNQLNYGVDLIQSQAEKNQLAHLNLIAGRKAISSTAYQSAAIYLNTGLKLLATDSWQTQYDLTLDLYDTAIEAEYLITNFQQSKALIDIALQKTQTALDKVRIYKRQIQFYISQGDLPASIDTALKSVEILGIPIPTDPETIKEYCGELQKKLQFEKYQIAEFINLPPITDPNKQAAMEVLNTMPGPVYIAKPELLMPMMMTLTSLSIEYGNCGPSSYAYIIYGLLLVGAFKQIDLAYEFGQLALKVLEKYNEKIFKSNVLKVYASHIHSGKHHLREAVDYMQMAIESAQEIGNPEYIGYGCAEYVIYLFFSGENLEIVNQKAAVYAELVENYKQPLGNFYIKIAHQIVLNLLDQAPDKLNLIGSSFDEKTMLSPVKKAGWATLMFCVLLFKLILAYLFKEYDKATVHAAEAPIYYSGVAGMMMDHEYNFYHSLLLLQTCPDDFLNQIEANQAIMQEKAHYAPMNFLHKYHLIEAEKARVLGQKLEAMEYYDQAIQGAKTQGYIQEVALASELAGEFYLTLGREKIAKTYLTDAYKAYQSWGAKAKLQDLESRYSHLIMKRISLPYSNTNGPINATATSTGISDLLDLSTVLKASQAIAGEIVLDKLLDKLMNIVLENAGAQTVFLLSPNNDNWIVKASYSIEPNKVLNSHCQERNSDLPLSLINYVERTAQTVVLSNALEHDIFSRDPYIQNRQPKSILCMPVLHQSQLRNILYLESNILSAFTPKRIEILTLLSTQIAISLENAQLYSNLSEAKSQLEEYSRTLEEKVTERTQQLQRANQDLSDFAHVVSHDLKAPLRSISTIAQWLKTDYNDQLDDDGREQLDFLNEQVKRAQNLITGILQYSRLGKNKSENIEINLTEIVSGVIQSLRPPAHISITIITPLPTLLCDPIQMQQIFQNLISNAIKYHNKPQGKILIACTETEKFWQFSITDNGIGIESKHFDRIFKPFQTVNTTPQPDSTGIGLATVKKIIDLYSGKIWVESQPGAGSTFFFTLAK, from the coding sequence ATGTCAGCCTACAGCATTAGCGAATTACTCCACGAAACGGCAAAAACCCTGGTTTATCGCGGCTACAAACAACCAAATCGGCAACCAGTTATTTGCAAAATTATTAACAGCGAGTTTCCGACTCTCGAAGAAACAAGCCGACTTAAGCAAGAATATCAAATTCTCAGCCAACTTAACCTAGCAGGAGTAATCAAAGCCTATGCTTTAGAAACTTTTGATAGCCGGTTAGGTTTGGTTTTAGAAGATATTGGGGGAAGTTCGCTGAAAAGTTATTTAAAACACCAAAAAATCACTTTACAAGATTTTTTAAAAATCTCCATTCAAATTACGGAAGCGCTTTCGGGACTGCATTTAAACCACATTATTCACAAAGACATCTCGCCAAAAAACATTATTTTAAATCCTGATACATTTCTCTTGAAAATAACCGATCTTGGCATTGCTTGCCGGCTTTCTAAAGAAAATCCTCTTCTGAGCAATACTAATTTTTTAGAAGGAACAATTGGCTATATTTCTCCTGAACAAACAGGTCGAATGAACCGGCCAATCGATTATCGCACAGACCTTTATTCCCTGGGTGTAACATTTTATGAAATGCTCACCGGCCAACTGCCATTTCACGGCAACGATCCCCTCGAATTAATACATTGTCACATCGCCATCACCCCCAAACCTCCCCACCTATTAAACCCAGAAATTCCCGATGTTATTTCTGAAATAATAATGAAACTGTTAGAAAAAAATCCCGAAGACCGATATCAAACAGCATCGGGAATAAAAGCAGATTTAGAAAAATGCCTTGCCCAACTGCAATTAGCCAAAAAAATTGAGAACTTTCCCCTGGGTAGAGAAGACGCATCAGGACAGCTTTTAATTCCTCAAAAACTCTACGGAAGAGAAGCAGAAGTCGCCGAATTAATAGCAGCATTTCAAAGAGTTTGTCAGGGGGCCGGTGAAACGCTTTTAATCAGCGGATATTCTGGCATTGGCAAATCTGCCTTAGTCAACGAAATACACAAACCAATTGTCGGACAGCGGGGCTATTTTATTGCGGGTAAATTTGATCAATTCAAGCGAGATATTCCCTACGATTCCTTGATCCAAGCCTTCCAAAACTTAATGCAGCAATTGTTAGCAGAAAGCGCGGAAAAACTCAAAATTTGGAAAGAAAGAATCCTCCTAGCTCTTGGCAATAACGGACAAGTTATTATTGAAGTCATACCCGAAGTAGAATTAATTATTGGCAAACAACCAGAAGTGCCAATACTGGGGCCGGCGGAATCGCAAAATCGATTTCATCGCGTTTTTCAGGAATTTATGAGAGTATTTGCCCGCGAAGAACACCCTTTAGTATTATTTTTAGATGACTTACAATGGGCCGATAGCGCTTCCTTAAAACTCATTCAAACTGCCCTGGCCGGTGCCAAAAACCCCTATTTTTTGATGTTGGGAGCCTATCGAGATAACGAAGTCAATTCCTCCCATCCCCTCATGCAAACATTAGAAGCAATTAAACAAACCGGCACCCCCGTCAAAAACATCACCCTCACTCCTTTAAAACCCCAGAACATCAGCCAATTAATAGCCGATACCCTCAACCATCCCCCCCAAATTCAACCGCTTGTGGATTTAATTTTTAACAAAACAAATGGCAACCCGTTTTTCTTCACACAACTTCTTCATTCACTTTATCAAGAAAGCCTCATTACCTTTGATTATTCCCAGCAAACTTGGCAATGGGATATCCAACAAATTCAAGCAGTGGGAGTCACCGATAACGTCGTTGATTTAATGATAGGTAAAATTCAAAAACTCCCCCAAACAACGCAAAAATTACTTAAATTGGCCGCTTGTATTGGCAACAAATTTGATTTGCAAACCCTTTCAGTTATTTATGAAAAAATATTTATAGAAACCGCCTCAGACCTGTGGCCGGCCCTCCAAGAAGAACTAATTTTGCCCCTCAGCAAAAGCTACAAAATACCCCTTGTTGTAGGCGAAGACACCGCCGCCGCCTTTGAATTTGATACACGAGTAACTTATAAATTTTTGCATGACCGCGTTCAACAAGCAGCCTACAGCCTCATTCCCGAATCAGAAAAACAATCAACCCACCTAAAAATAGGCCGTTTATTACTGCAAAGCCTCACAAACGAAGAACAAAAAGAAAACATTTTTGAATTAGTCAATCAACTTAACTACGGCGTAGACTTAATTCAATCGCAAGCCGAAAAAAATCAACTTGCCCATCTTAACTTAATTGCCGGTCGCAAAGCCATCTCCTCCACCGCTTATCAAAGCGCAGCCATCTATTTAAACACAGGTTTAAAACTGCTCGCAACCGATAGTTGGCAAACTCAATATGACTTAACCCTCGACCTTTACGACACCGCCATTGAAGCCGAATATCTAATCACAAACTTTCAACAATCAAAAGCCCTCATTGATATTGCCCTTCAAAAAACCCAAACCGCTTTAGACAAAGTTAGAATCTATAAACGCCAAATCCAATTTTATATCAGTCAAGGCGACTTGCCCGCTTCCATTGATACGGCCTTAAAAAGCGTAGAAATTCTCGGAATTCCCATTCCAACCGACCCCGAAACCATCAAGGAATATTGTGGAGAATTGCAAAAAAAATTACAGTTTGAAAAATATCAAATCGCTGAATTTATTAACCTTCCCCCCATCACCGACCCCAACAAACAAGCAGCAATGGAAGTCTTAAACACCATGCCGGGGCCGGTTTACATTGCTAAACCCGAACTTCTTATGCCCATGATGATGACCTTAACCAGTCTATCTATTGAATACGGAAATTGTGGGCCTTCCTCCTATGCTTATATCATTTATGGATTGCTTTTAGTCGGAGCTTTCAAGCAAATTGACTTGGCATACGAATTTGGACAACTTGCCTTAAAAGTCCTCGAAAAATATAACGAAAAAATTTTTAAAAGTAACGTTTTAAAAGTTTATGCCAGCCACATACACAGCGGCAAACATCACCTCCGCGAGGCGGTTGACTATATGCAAATGGCCATCGAAAGCGCCCAAGAAATCGGCAATCCAGAATATATTGGCTATGGATGTGCGGAATATGTTATCTACCTATTTTTTAGCGGCGAAAACTTGGAAATAGTCAATCAAAAAGCCGCTGTCTATGCCGAATTAGTGGAAAACTATAAACAACCTTTAGGCAATTTTTATATCAAAATAGCCCATCAAATTGTCCTCAACTTACTCGATCAAGCACCCGACAAATTAAACCTCATCGGCAGCAGTTTTGATGAAAAAACTATGCTTAGCCCCGTTAAAAAAGCCGGTTGGGCAACCTTAATGTTTTGTGTTCTTTTGTTTAAATTAATCTTGGCTTATCTATTCAAAGAATATGACAAAGCCACCGTCCACGCAGCCGAAGCCCCAATTTATTACAGCGGTGTCGCCGGCATGATGATGGATCACGAATACAACTTTTATCACTCCCTGCTTTTGCTGCAAACTTGTCCTGACGACTTCCTCAATCAAATTGAAGCGAATCAAGCAATTATGCAGGAAAAAGCCCATTATGCCCCCATGAACTTTTTACATAAATATCACCTTATAGAAGCAGAAAAAGCCCGTGTATTGGGGCAAAAACTTGAAGCAATGGAGTATTACGACCAAGCAATTCAAGGCGCAAAAACCCAAGGATATATTCAAGAAGTCGCTTTAGCGAGTGAACTTGCCGGCGAATTTTACCTTACCCTGGGGCGAGAAAAAATAGCAAAAACTTATCTCACCGACGCTTACAAAGCTTATCAAAGTTGGGGTGCAAAAGCTAAACTACAAGATTTAGAAAGCCGGTACTCCCACTTAATTATGAAACGAATCTCTCTGCCTTATTCTAACACAAACGGCCCCATAAATGCCACCGCCACATCCACCGGCATCTCAGACCTACTCGATTTATCCACCGTCCTCAAAGCCTCCCAAGCCATTGCCGGCGAAATTGTTTTAGACAAACTTTTAGACAAATTAATGAATATTGTTTTAGAAAATGCCGGCGCTCAAACAGTCTTCCTCCTCTCTCCCAATAACGACAACTGGATCGTCAAAGCCAGCTACTCAATTGAGCCTAATAAAGTGCTTAATTCTCACTGCCAAGAACGCAACTCGGATCTCCCCCTATCTCTGATTAATTACGTTGAAAGAACCGCGCAAACGGTCGTATTAAGCAACGCATTAGAACACGACATTTTCAGCAGAGATCCCTACATTCAAAATCGCCAGCCGAAATCTATTTTATGTATGCCGGTGCTGCATCAAAGCCAACTTAGAAATATCCTTTATCTCGAAAGCAATATTCTGAGTGCTTTCACACCCAAACGAATCGAAATCCTCACCTTACTCTCTACTCAAATCGCCATTTCTCTCGAAAATGCCCAACTTTATAGCAACCTTTCAGAAGCCAAATCTCAACTAGAAGAATACTCCCGCACCCTTGAAGAAAAAGTAACAGAAAGAACCCAACAATTACAAAGAGCCAACCAAGATTTAAGCGATTTTGCTCACGTCGTTTCCCACGATCTCAAAGCACCCCTCCGCTCAATTTCTACCATCGCTCAATGGTTAAAAACCGACTACAACGACCAACTCGACGACGATGGACGCGAACAATTAGACTTTTTAAACGAACAAGTCAAACGAGCCCAAAACCTCATAACCGGCATCCTTCAATACTCCCGCCTTGGCAAAAACAAAAGCGAAAACATAGAAATAAACTTAACCGAAATTGTCAGCGGAGTAATTCAAAGTTTAAGACCCCCCGCCCATATTTCCATTACCATTATAACCCCACTTCCCACCCTACTTTGTGACCCTATCCAAATGCAGCAAATTTTTCAAAACCTAATCAGCAACGCCATCAAATACCACAACAAACCTCAAGGAAAAATCCTTATTGCTTGCACAGAAACAGAAAAATTCTGGCAATTCAGCATCACAGATAACGGCATTGGTATCGAATCAAAACACTTTGACCGCATCTTTAAACCCTTCCAAACTGTCAACACCACACCCCAACCAGACAGCACCGGCATCGGACTTGCCACCGTCAAAAAAATTATCGACCTCTACAGCGGAAAAATCTGGGTAGAGTCTCAACCAGGCGCCGGTTCTACCTTCTTCTTTACCCTAGCAAAATAA
- a CDS encoding TIGR04376 family protein — translation MSVFDDVSRFLQMRLDEFLKNNPHLEFQALDEQLREQEEDTLRLILDLQKKEKAVKDQILGTATDIQRWHERIQKAQAGNRQDLVKAAQERESALLRQGNQLWGQMKGFQERMVKAKELYKQVHTSRQELKRKMAEVSASRAAQKAQESAQDAGWNVNTKKYSFSSGPDSLEQEFKNWEAEEELNNMKRNMEK, via the coding sequence ATGAGTGTTTTTGATGATGTAAGCCGATTTCTGCAAATGCGATTAGATGAATTTTTGAAAAATAATCCTCATTTAGAATTTCAAGCATTAGATGAACAATTGCGCGAACAAGAAGAAGATACCTTGCGGTTAATTTTGGATTTGCAAAAGAAAGAAAAAGCGGTAAAAGACCAAATTCTCGGTACGGCAACCGATATCCAACGCTGGCATGAGCGTATTCAAAAAGCGCAAGCCGGAAACCGTCAAGATTTGGTGAAGGCGGCGCAAGAAAGAGAGTCGGCGCTGTTGCGGCAAGGCAATCAACTTTGGGGGCAAATGAAGGGGTTTCAAGAGCGGATGGTGAAGGCTAAAGAACTTTATAAACAAGTTCATACTTCGCGCCAAGAATTAAAGCGAAAAATGGCAGAGGTTTCGGCATCACGAGCGGCTCAAAAAGCTCAAGAATCTGCTCAAGATGCGGGCTGGAATGTTAATACTAAGAAGTATAGTTTTAGTAGTGGGCCTGATTCTTTGGAACAAGAGTTTAAAAACTGGGAAGCTGAGGAAGAGCTTAATAATATGAAGCGGAATATGGAGAAATAA
- a CDS encoding DMT family transporter, whose protein sequence is MQLHTTSGRWRLGLALSLMTVFLWGVLPVALSVTLQKLDVYTVIWFRFFVSFWVLGAYLAARKQLPSPAKLRLIPLSLLGVAVVGLALNYVFFMLGLSLTTPGNAQVLIQLAAVLMGLGGLVIFKERYTLRQWLGLSVLSLGFVLFFNEQLRSLVTAQGKYLLGSGALVLGSLTWAFYALAQKQLLQKLPSASVMLIIYGSCAFLFMPFATPARLFLLSPLQWGMLIFAALNTVCAYGAFAEALEHWEASRVSAVLALTPIVTLISVSLVAFWVPGLLPVERITILAVLGAVFVVAGSMTIALGKSR, encoded by the coding sequence ATGCAATTACATACAACTTCGGGGCGCTGGCGCTTGGGTTTGGCGTTGTCTTTAATGACGGTTTTTTTGTGGGGAGTTTTGCCGGTTGCTTTGTCGGTGACTTTGCAAAAACTTGATGTTTATACGGTGATTTGGTTTCGTTTTTTTGTTTCTTTTTGGGTTTTGGGGGCGTATTTAGCGGCGAGAAAACAATTGCCGTCGCCAGCAAAGTTAAGGCTAATTCCGCTTTCTTTGTTGGGGGTAGCAGTGGTGGGTTTGGCACTTAATTATGTGTTTTTTATGTTGGGTTTAAGTTTGACTACTCCGGGGAATGCTCAGGTTTTGATTCAGTTGGCTGCGGTGTTGATGGGGTTGGGGGGTTTGGTGATTTTTAAAGAACGTTATACGCTGCGTCAGTGGTTGGGTTTGAGTGTTTTGAGTTTGGGGTTTGTTTTGTTTTTTAATGAGCAATTGAGAAGTTTAGTTACGGCGCAGGGTAAATATTTGCTTGGCTCTGGAGCGCTGGTTTTGGGATCGTTAACTTGGGCGTTTTATGCGTTGGCGCAAAAGCAATTGTTGCAAAAGTTGCCATCAGCTAGTGTGATGTTGATTATTTATGGTAGTTGTGCGTTTTTGTTTATGCCTTTTGCAACACCGGCTCGTTTATTTTTGCTTTCGCCTTTGCAGTGGGGAATGTTGATTTTTGCGGCGCTTAATACGGTGTGTGCTTATGGCGCTTTTGCTGAGGCTTTGGAACATTGGGAGGCGTCGCGGGTTAGTGCTGTTTTGGCTTTGACTCCCATTGTTACTTTAATTTCTGTTTCCCTGGTTGCGTTTTGGGTGCCTGGTTTGTTGCCGGTGGAACGTATTACAATTTTAGCCGTTTTGGGGGCTGTTTTTGTGGTTGCCGGTTCGATGACGATTGCGTTAGGAAAAAGCCGGTAA
- the ligA gene encoding NAD-dependent DNA ligase LigA, giving the protein MAQPTAEIQQRAEKLRREVQEASYAYYVLDNPIMADEVYDRLYRELQDLEIQYPQLITPDSPTQRVGEKPASQFNSVKHNIPLYSLENAFNIEEFTRWQERWQRVYSADKFEYVCELKIDGSALALTYENGILIRGATRGDGITGEEITQNVKTIRSIPLRLNLDNPPPRIEVRGEAFLGLATFEKINEERAKKGEQLFANPRNAAAGTLRQLDSRIVAERKLDFFAYTLQIPDTDDEAVAARQLECLEKLEEMGFRVNPNRKLCQSLGEVAEYYDEWNTGRLTLPYMTDGVVVKINSVALQKRLGFTQKFPRWAVALKYAAEEAPTLVENISVNVGRTGALTPLAELKPVQLAGTTVSRATLHNIDYVQSLDIRVGDTVIVHKAGEIIPEVVRVLKELRPEKTKPFEMPNHCPVCGEPVFREGGEAVTRCVNASCGAILRGALVHWASRDALDINGLGEKIVAQFVDKKVVTSVADLYYLSVDDIARMERMGKKSAQKLIDGITASKKQPWARVLYGLGIRHVGSVNAKTLTEKFKNVDQLAGAKISEIEGVYGIGFEIAQAVFDWFRVEGNQQLIERLKGAGLQLANQEPTGVKEGKPAKLALSGKTFVITGTLPSLKRDEAKARIENAGGKVTGSVSAKTDYVVVGEDAGSKLQKAEELGISQLDEAQLLQLLED; this is encoded by the coding sequence ATGGCACAACCAACAGCAGAAATACAACAACGAGCCGAAAAACTACGCCGGGAAGTTCAAGAAGCAAGCTATGCTTATTATGTGCTGGATAACCCGATTATGGCCGATGAAGTGTACGACCGGCTTTATCGGGAATTGCAAGATTTAGAAATTCAATATCCCCAACTTATCACTCCCGATAGTCCGACTCAACGGGTGGGAGAAAAACCGGCTTCTCAATTTAATTCGGTTAAACATAATATTCCTCTTTATAGTTTAGAAAATGCTTTTAATATTGAAGAATTTACGCGATGGCAAGAACGATGGCAACGGGTGTATTCTGCTGATAAATTTGAATATGTTTGTGAGTTAAAAATTGATGGATCGGCCCTTGCTTTAACTTATGAAAATGGCATTCTTATCCGGGGGGCTACGCGAGGTGATGGCATCACCGGCGAAGAAATTACTCAAAATGTTAAAACTATTCGTTCTATCCCTTTGCGGTTGAATTTAGATAATCCTCCGCCACGAATTGAGGTGCGGGGAGAGGCGTTTTTGGGATTGGCAACTTTTGAGAAAATTAATGAGGAGAGAGCTAAAAAAGGTGAGCAGTTGTTTGCCAATCCTCGGAATGCGGCGGCGGGAACTTTGCGACAACTTGATTCAAGGATTGTAGCGGAGCGAAAATTAGATTTTTTTGCTTATACTTTGCAAATTCCTGATACTGATGATGAGGCGGTGGCGGCTAGGCAATTGGAATGTTTAGAAAAGTTAGAAGAAATGGGGTTTCGGGTTAATCCAAATCGTAAACTTTGTCAATCTTTGGGGGAGGTTGCAGAGTATTATGATGAGTGGAATACGGGCCGGTTAACGTTACCTTATATGACGGATGGGGTGGTGGTTAAAATTAATTCCGTAGCCCTACAAAAACGACTGGGTTTTACGCAAAAATTTCCTCGTTGGGCGGTAGCATTAAAGTATGCTGCGGAAGAAGCGCCGACATTGGTTGAAAATATTTCGGTGAATGTGGGGAGGACGGGGGCTCTGACTCCTTTGGCAGAATTAAAGCCGGTGCAATTGGCGGGGACAACGGTTTCGCGGGCTACTTTGCATAATATTGATTATGTTCAATCGCTGGATATTCGGGTTGGGGATACGGTGATTGTTCACAAGGCTGGGGAAATTATACCGGAGGTTGTGCGGGTTTTAAAAGAGTTGCGTCCAGAGAAAACTAAGCCTTTTGAAATGCCAAATCATTGTCCGGTTTGTGGTGAGCCGGTGTTTCGGGAAGGGGGGGAAGCGGTGACACGATGTGTGAATGCTTCTTGTGGGGCAATTTTACGGGGTGCTTTGGTACATTGGGCAAGTAGAGATGCGCTGGATATTAATGGTTTGGGTGAGAAAATTGTGGCGCAGTTTGTTGATAAAAAAGTGGTGACTTCTGTGGCGGATTTGTATTATTTAAGTGTGGATGATATTGCGCGAATGGAACGCATGGGGAAAAAATCCGCCCAAAAATTAATTGATGGGATAACTGCTTCTAAAAAGCAGCCTTGGGCGCGGGTTTTGTATGGGTTGGGTATTCGTCATGTGGGGAGTGTGAATGCTAAAACTTTGACGGAAAAGTTTAAAAATGTGGATCAATTAGCTGGGGCGAAAATTAGTGAGATTGAGGGGGTTTATGGGATTGGGTTTGAAATTGCTCAGGCGGTTTTTGATTGGTTTCGGGTGGAGGGAAATCAGCAGTTAATTGAGCGTTTAAAAGGGGCCGGTTTGCAATTGGCAAATCAAGAACCCACAGGCGTTAAAGAAGGGAAACCGGCGAAATTAGCTTTGTCTGGGAAAACTTTTGTGATCACCGGCACGCTGCCAAGTTTAAAGCGGGATGAAGCTAAGGCTAGGATTGAAAATGCGGGGGGAAAGGTAACAGGTTCTGTGAGTGCAAAGACTGATTATGTAGTTGTGGGTGAGGATGCTGGCTCGAAGTTACAAAAAGCTGAAGAGTTGGGAATCAGCCAATTGGATGAGGCGCAGTTGTTGCAATTGTTGGAAGATTGA
- a CDS encoding sensor histidine kinase KdpD, with amino-acid sequence MNTDFSQQQKYSPSNSPSNYDLINDDSLNQLCHELRTPLASMKMWLVFLEAALEQEDLFDAKTCERLPVLDKLIFYLENLKQHCDDQLNLINNWLELQRLENGTEPLMLSEIKLQNWIPYMLEVWKVQGNSQRQRFQTKIKEALPTFVSDVSYLERILTELLKHACKSSSPNAEITISASENKGKISLKVSYSRFQERGFNKIYPFPKQTKIGNESASVFPLAKKLANYIGGSISVINNLDNTCLMVEVPIKM; translated from the coding sequence ATGAATACTGACTTCTCTCAACAACAAAAATATAGCCCTAGCAACTCACCCTCAAACTATGATCTGATCAATGATGATTCTCTCAATCAACTTTGCCACGAACTTCGCACCCCTTTAGCAAGCATGAAAATGTGGCTTGTTTTCTTAGAAGCAGCCTTAGAACAAGAAGACTTGTTTGATGCAAAAACTTGCGAGCGTTTGCCAGTCCTAGACAAACTAATTTTTTATCTCGAAAATTTAAAACAACATTGCGACGATCAGCTTAATTTAATTAATAACTGGCTAGAGTTACAACGCTTAGAAAACGGCACCGAACCTTTAATGTTAAGCGAAATAAAATTGCAAAATTGGATTCCTTATATGCTGGAGGTGTGGAAGGTACAAGGCAACTCTCAGAGGCAGCGTTTTCAAACCAAAATTAAGGAAGCACTCCCCACATTTGTCTCAGATGTCTCCTATTTAGAAAGAATTTTAACAGAGTTGCTCAAACACGCTTGTAAGAGCAGTTCACCCAACGCAGAAATAACCATTAGCGCCAGCGAAAACAAAGGCAAAATAAGCCTAAAAGTAAGTTATTCTCGGTTTCAAGAAAGAGGTTTTAATAAAATTTATCCCTTTCCCAAGCAAACCAAAATCGGCAATGAAAGCGCCAGTGTATTCCCCTTAGCCAAAAAATTAGCTAACTATATCGGCGGTTCAATTTCCGTCATAAACAACCTAGATAACACTTGTTTAATGGTAGAAGTACCCATCAAAATGTAG
- a CDS encoding PAS domain-containing protein: MQYKVLVIEDSKIDQLIFKRVVKEKKLPYDYTIASSVSEAKQILAQQKFDIILTDHQLGDGTGLEILSLKINAPVIMITGGGNEEIAIQALQLGAYNYLLKDTEQNHLKILPLTIENTLQRWKAEVTSALLSEAMIKIRESVYIINCEDDQIIFVNQAFTETYGYQIEEIIGQTSKLLWAESPCNAIEKNLPCTTGILQERGEYNHKRKDKTEFPVSLSCSQVETNGKTVQVFVTHEITSRKQAEREIQQLNKQLQERSQLLETANQELEKEIKLRKQTEETLKSTLSLQQAILASAGYAIISYTLDGEIITFNKAAENLLGYSAEEVIGQNALTLFHDPQEVSTYITESSKNLEIKSEILGELFCHQLRINHPIKREWTYLRPNQTKVPVLLSVSALRDLQENIIGCLIIASDISKSNYP, from the coding sequence ATGCAATATAAAGTATTAGTCATAGAAGATAGCAAAATAGACCAACTTATCTTTAAACGAGTCGTCAAAGAAAAAAAACTTCCCTACGACTACACCATCGCTAGTTCAGTCAGCGAAGCAAAACAAATCTTAGCCCAACAAAAATTTGACATAATTCTCACGGATCACCAACTCGGAGACGGCACCGGCCTCGAAATATTAAGCTTAAAAATAAACGCCCCCGTCATAATGATCACCGGCGGCGGTAACGAAGAAATTGCCATTCAAGCCCTGCAACTCGGCGCTTACAATTACCTCCTCAAAGACACCGAACAAAACCACCTCAAAATTTTACCCCTCACCATCGAAAACACCCTCCAAAGATGGAAAGCTGAGGTAACATCAGCCTTGCTATCTGAAGCCATGATCAAAATTAGAGAAAGCGTATATATTATTAACTGCGAAGACGACCAAATTATTTTTGTCAATCAAGCATTTACAGAAACCTATGGCTATCAAATCGAAGAAATAATCGGCCAAACCAGCAAACTATTATGGGCAGAATCTCCCTGCAACGCTATCGAAAAAAACCTACCTTGCACCACCGGCATATTACAAGAACGAGGTGAATATAACCACAAGCGCAAAGACAAAACAGAGTTTCCCGTTTCCCTATCTTGTTCGCAAGTCGAAACCAATGGCAAAACTGTTCAAGTCTTCGTCACCCATGAAATTACATCTCGAAAACAAGCCGAAAGGGAAATTCAACAACTCAACAAACAATTACAGGAACGCAGTCAACTTTTAGAAACCGCCAACCAAGAACTCGAAAAAGAAATTAAGCTCCGCAAACAAACCGAAGAAACCCTAAAATCTACCCTATCACTACAACAAGCCATTTTAGCAAGCGCCGGCTATGCCATTATTTCCTATACCCTTGATGGCGAAATAATAACCTTTAATAAAGCCGCCGAAAATCTCCTTGGATACAGTGCCGAAGAAGTGATAGGTCAAAACGCTCTCACCCTTTTTCACGACCCCCAAGAAGTCAGCACCTACATCACGGAATCATCAAAAAACTTAGAAATAAAAAGCGAAATATTAGGCGAATTATTTTGCCACCAACTCCGCATCAATCACCCCATAAAACGCGAATGGACTTATCTACGCCCAAATCAAACAAAAGTGCCGGTATTGCTTTCGGTTAGCGCCTTGCGCGACCTGCAAGAAAACATCATCGGCTGTTTAATAATTGCCAGCGACATTAGCAAAAGCAACTACCCTTAA